The proteins below come from a single Candidatus Palauibacter polyketidifaciens genomic window:
- a CDS encoding Na+/H+ antiporter subunit E has product MTYAAGLVAILAGVWLLLSGYFDKPLLLGLGAVSVALVVFISLRMRIVDDEGLPVQLPAGLVRYLPWLVIEIVKANVDVALRIIRPDLPIRPRVIRVRAGQRTDVGRVIYANSITLTPGTVTIDTEGDHITIHALTEEAAAGVLSGEMDRRVTRVEGHG; this is encoded by the coding sequence GTGACGTACGCCGCCGGTCTCGTCGCCATCCTGGCGGGCGTCTGGCTCCTCCTGTCGGGGTACTTCGACAAGCCGCTGCTACTGGGCCTCGGCGCCGTGTCGGTCGCGCTCGTCGTCTTCATCTCGCTCCGCATGCGGATCGTCGACGACGAGGGTCTGCCGGTCCAGCTGCCGGCGGGGCTCGTCCGCTACCTGCCCTGGCTCGTCATCGAGATCGTGAAAGCGAACGTCGATGTGGCCCTGCGCATCATCAGGCCGGATCTGCCGATCCGTCCGCGCGTGATCCGCGTGCGGGCGGGACAGCGAACGGACGTCGGCCGGGTCATATACGCGAACTCCATCACGCTCACTCCCGGCACCGTGACGATCGACACGGAGGGCGACCACATCACGATCCACGCCCTGACGGAGGAGGCGGCTGCAGGCGTCCTCTCCGGGGAGATGGACCGGCGGGTCACACGGGTCGAGGGACACGGATGA
- a CDS encoding monovalent cation/H+ antiporter complex subunit F, translated as MILAAAVAAIIVTMGLALVRAGKGPTVFDRILALNMFGTKTVLLIAAIGFVTGRPHFLDVGLLYALINFIGVIAVLRFSKYGNFADPDRERTS; from the coding sequence ATGATCCTCGCCGCCGCGGTCGCCGCGATCATCGTCACGATGGGACTCGCCCTCGTGCGGGCGGGGAAGGGACCGACGGTCTTCGACCGGATTCTCGCGCTGAACATGTTCGGCACGAAGACCGTCCTCCTGATCGCCGCGATCGGGTTCGTGACGGGCCGGCCGCACTTCCTCGATGTCGGACTCCTGTACGCCCTCATCAACTTCATCGGCGTCATCGCGGTGCTGAGATTCTCGAAGTACGGGAACTTCGCGGACCCGGACCGCGAGAGGACGTCATGA
- the mnhG gene encoding monovalent cation/H(+) antiporter subunit G → MILEIVSSVLVIAGAVFAVIGGIGIVRLPDFFSRIHGAGITDTLGAGLILTGLMFLSPDWTVTMKLVAILVLLGITSPTATHALANAALETGLRPDVDETEEATSSS, encoded by the coding sequence ATGATCCTCGAGATCGTGAGTTCGGTACTCGTGATCGCCGGCGCGGTCTTCGCGGTCATCGGCGGGATCGGCATCGTCCGCCTGCCCGATTTCTTCTCTCGCATCCACGGCGCGGGGATCACGGACACGCTGGGTGCGGGGCTGATTCTGACCGGGCTGATGTTCCTCTCTCCCGACTGGACCGTGACGATGAAGCTCGTCGCGATCCTCGTCCTGCTCGGGATCACGAGCCCGACGGCCACCCACGCGCTCGCCAACGCGGCGCTCGAGACCGGGCTCCGGCCGGACGTCGATGAGACGGAGGAGGCGACATCGAGTTCATAG
- a CDS encoding DUF4040 domain-containing protein, whose amino-acid sequence MRGLFAAVMLMGIFSFLGASWMLLLDAPDVAFTEASVGAGISTILALATLALTTRKAKVPVRRPALPLLIVAVTGAALVYGTLDMPHFGDPEAPASNYPHPSYVERTEDDIHVPNVVTAVLASYRGYDTLGETVVIFTAGIAVLALLRGSRKRQPAGGGGEDAR is encoded by the coding sequence ATGCGCGGCCTGTTCGCCGCCGTGATGCTGATGGGGATCTTCAGCTTCCTCGGTGCCTCGTGGATGCTCCTGCTCGATGCTCCCGATGTCGCCTTCACGGAGGCCTCGGTCGGGGCCGGGATCTCGACCATCCTCGCGCTCGCGACGCTCGCACTGACGACGCGCAAGGCGAAGGTGCCCGTTCGACGACCCGCGCTCCCGCTGCTCATCGTCGCGGTCACCGGAGCGGCGCTCGTCTACGGGACGCTGGACATGCCCCATTTCGGCGATCCGGAGGCTCCGGCCAGCAACTACCCGCACCCGTCCTACGTCGAGCGCACGGAGGACGACATCCACGTGCCGAACGTCGTCACGGCGGTACTCGCGAGCTACCGGGGCTACGACACGCTCGGCGAGACCGTCGTGATCTTCACCGCCGGGATCGCCGTGCTGGCTCTCCTGCGGGGGAGCCGCAAACGCCAGCCCGCGGGCGGGGGAGGGGAGGACGCGCGATGA
- a CDS encoding Na(+)/H(+) antiporter subunit B, whose translation MTDHTILRVVSKLLLPYVLLFALYVQFHGDYGPGGGFQAGVIFAAGFVLYGLIFGLTAVRRVAPARMVELVIATGVLVYAGTGVVAMLLGRNFLDYDALNPAHPSTGQHYGILVVELGVGMTVAAVMIAIYSTFAGRGRA comes from the coding sequence ATGACGGACCACACGATCCTGCGCGTCGTCAGCAAGCTCCTGCTGCCGTACGTCCTCCTCTTCGCCCTCTACGTGCAGTTCCACGGCGACTACGGTCCGGGCGGCGGATTCCAGGCGGGCGTGATCTTCGCGGCCGGCTTCGTGCTCTACGGCCTCATCTTCGGGCTCACCGCGGTGCGCCGCGTCGCCCCGGCCCGCATGGTCGAACTCGTCATCGCGACCGGCGTGCTCGTCTACGCGGGCACCGGGGTCGTGGCGATGCTCCTGGGCCGGAATTTCCTCGACTACGACGCCCTGAACCCCGCGCACCCCTCGACGGGGCAGCACTACGGGATCCTCGTCGTCGAACTGGGCGTCGGGATGACCGTCGCCGCGGTGATGATCGCGATCTATTCGACCTTCGCCGGGCGGGGGCGCGCATGA
- a CDS encoding cation:proton antiporter subunit C, whose product MTETVLGLYNYWVVIFLMMMGFYIVISRGNLIKKVIGLNIFQSSVFLFYITVGKVSGGTAPIVAEGFEVYSNPLPSVLILTAIVVGVATTSVALSLVVRIREAYETIEEDEIYAQDEAR is encoded by the coding sequence ATGACCGAAACCGTCCTCGGCCTCTACAACTACTGGGTCGTCATCTTCCTGATGATGATGGGGTTCTACATCGTCATTTCACGCGGCAACCTCATCAAGAAGGTCATCGGACTCAACATCTTCCAGAGCTCCGTCTTCCTCTTCTACATCACGGTCGGAAAGGTGAGCGGGGGCACGGCGCCGATCGTCGCCGAGGGATTCGAGGTCTACAGCAACCCGCTCCCGAGCGTCCTCATCCTGACCGCGATCGTCGTGGGCGTCGCGACGACCTCGGTCGCCCTTTCGCTCGTCGTGCGCATCCGCGAGGCGTACGAGACGATCGAGGAGGATGAAATCTACGCGCAGGACGAGGCTCGATGA
- a CDS encoding monovalent cation/H+ antiporter subunit D family protein, producing the protein MSQALQAQLPVLQVLIPLLAAPLCIILRRRSLVLPFATGVCWLTFLVSVFLLGDVLEAGVISYEMGGWAAPWGIEYRVDALAAFVLLFVSGIAALVLTYAPRSLTDEIPASRHYLFCTLYLLCVTGLLGIAITGDLFNVFVFLEVSALSSYALIALGGRRQALPAAFQYLVMGTIGATFILIGIGLMYQMTGTLNMADMAERLPAVEGVRTALVAFGFLTVGIALKMALFPLHVWLPNAYSYAPSVVSAFIAATATKVSVYILLRFMFSVFGLEFSFEQLGLGRALMPLALAGIFVASTVAIFQRNVKRMLAYSSVAQIGYMVLGISFATATGLTGGIVHLFNHALIKGGLFMAMGCVMLQLHSVDLDEMAGIGRAMPWTMAAWALGGLGLIGVPATAGFISKWYLIQAALEQNSLVVAVLLLLSSLLALVYVWRVVEMAFFHEPSARAREAREAPLAMLVPTWVLLGATVFFGIYTRYSAGVAEQAAEAVLRGLP; encoded by the coding sequence ATGAGCCAGGCGCTCCAGGCGCAGTTGCCGGTCCTGCAGGTCCTCATCCCGCTTCTCGCGGCGCCGCTCTGCATCATCCTGCGGCGGCGGTCCCTGGTTCTCCCGTTCGCGACGGGCGTGTGCTGGCTCACCTTCCTCGTCTCCGTCTTCCTCCTGGGCGACGTGCTCGAGGCGGGCGTCATCAGCTACGAAATGGGAGGCTGGGCGGCCCCGTGGGGGATCGAGTACAGAGTCGACGCACTCGCCGCCTTCGTCCTCCTCTTCGTGTCCGGGATCGCCGCCCTCGTTCTGACCTACGCGCCGCGCAGCCTCACCGACGAGATTCCGGCCAGCCGGCACTATCTCTTCTGCACCCTCTACCTACTCTGCGTCACGGGGCTGCTCGGCATCGCGATCACCGGGGACCTGTTCAACGTCTTCGTCTTCCTCGAGGTCTCGGCGCTCTCGTCCTACGCTCTCATCGCGCTCGGGGGTCGCCGGCAGGCGTTGCCCGCGGCGTTCCAGTACCTCGTGATGGGCACGATCGGGGCCACGTTCATCCTCATCGGCATCGGCCTCATGTACCAGATGACGGGGACGCTGAACATGGCGGACATGGCGGAGCGGCTTCCCGCCGTGGAGGGCGTGCGGACCGCGCTCGTCGCCTTCGGCTTCCTCACCGTCGGGATCGCGCTCAAGATGGCGCTCTTCCCGCTCCACGTCTGGCTCCCCAACGCCTACTCGTACGCGCCATCGGTGGTAAGCGCCTTCATCGCGGCCACGGCCACGAAAGTCTCCGTCTACATCCTGCTGCGCTTCATGTTCAGCGTGTTCGGCCTCGAGTTCTCGTTCGAGCAGCTCGGACTCGGACGCGCGCTCATGCCGCTGGCCCTGGCCGGAATCTTCGTCGCCTCCACGGTGGCGATCTTCCAGCGCAACGTGAAACGCATGCTCGCCTACTCCTCGGTTGCGCAGATCGGCTACATGGTGCTCGGCATCAGCTTCGCGACCGCGACGGGGCTCACGGGCGGCATCGTCCACCTGTTCAACCACGCGCTCATCAAGGGTGGGCTCTTCATGGCGATGGGGTGCGTGATGCTGCAGCTGCACTCCGTCGACCTCGATGAAATGGCCGGGATCGGACGCGCGATGCCGTGGACGATGGCCGCATGGGCCCTCGGCGGTCTCGGCCTCATCGGGGTACCGGCGACGGCCGGTTTCATCAGCAAGTGGTACCTCATCCAGGCCGCGCTGGAACAGAACAGCCTCGTCGTCGCCGTCCTCCTGCTCCTCAGTTCGCTCCTCGCGCTCGTCTACGTGTGGCGCGTGGTCGAGATGGCCTTCTTCCATGAACCGAGCGCGCGGGCCCGCGAGGCGCGCGAGGCGCCGCTCGCCATGCTCGTTCCCACCTGGGTGTTGCTCGGGGCGACGGTGTTCTTCGGCATCTACACCCGGTACTCGGCGGGCGTGGCGGAGCAGGCGGCCGAAGCCGTGCTGCGGGGGCTCCCGTGA
- a CDS encoding monovalent cation/H+ antiporter subunit D family protein, with protein MSGLVPLHLALVIPLAGAVLIALFGRWPNVREAVTLATGVALFWFVTSLLPHVLAGATPGVLLVRLLPGGLSLVLRLEPLGMLFALVASGLWIVTSLYSIGYMRGHGEAHQTRFYVCFAVSICAAMGVALAGNLLTLFLFYEVLTLSTYPLVSHHGTRKAMKGARTYLGILVTTSVAFLLLAVAWTWVLAGTLDFRVGGILAGRAEEGILLILLALFVFGTGKAALMPVHRWLPAAMVAPTPVSALLHAVAVVKAGVFTIMKVVIYIFGLDLLTATGISVWLMYAAGFTVIAGSLVAMAQDNLKRRLAYSTVSQLSYIVLGAALANTWGVVGGSMHIAMHAFGKITLFFCAGAIYVAAHKTEVSDMRGLGRAMPITMAAFLIGALSVIGVPPLGGSWSKWYLALGALDAGQILFVAVLMVSSLLNIAYLVPIPIRAFFSKPADGSEPPRFREAPAFCVAALSFTALGCIVLFFLADDVYRLLIPLGGG; from the coding sequence GTGAGCGGACTCGTGCCGCTGCACCTGGCGCTGGTCATCCCCCTCGCCGGTGCGGTGCTCATTGCCCTGTTCGGCCGGTGGCCCAACGTGCGGGAAGCCGTGACGCTCGCCACCGGCGTCGCCCTTTTCTGGTTCGTGACGTCGCTGCTGCCGCACGTCCTCGCCGGCGCCACCCCTGGGGTCCTGCTGGTTCGGCTCCTCCCCGGAGGCCTCTCCCTCGTGCTCCGGCTGGAGCCCCTCGGCATGCTCTTCGCCCTCGTGGCTTCCGGGCTCTGGATCGTTACTTCGCTGTATTCGATCGGCTACATGCGGGGACACGGAGAGGCGCACCAGACGCGGTTCTACGTCTGCTTCGCGGTCTCCATCTGCGCCGCCATGGGCGTGGCGCTCGCGGGCAACCTGCTCACGCTGTTCCTCTTCTACGAGGTGCTGACGCTCTCGACCTACCCGCTCGTCTCGCACCACGGGACGCGGAAGGCGATGAAGGGCGCCCGCACGTATCTGGGGATCCTCGTCACCACGTCCGTCGCGTTCCTCCTCCTGGCGGTGGCGTGGACCTGGGTCCTTGCTGGCACGCTCGACTTCCGCGTCGGGGGGATCCTGGCCGGCCGGGCGGAGGAAGGCATCCTCCTCATCCTCCTCGCGCTCTTCGTCTTCGGGACGGGGAAGGCCGCCCTCATGCCGGTCCACCGCTGGCTTCCCGCCGCCATGGTGGCGCCGACGCCGGTGAGCGCGCTCCTCCACGCGGTCGCGGTCGTGAAGGCCGGCGTGTTCACGATCATGAAGGTCGTCATCTACATCTTCGGCCTCGATCTGCTGACCGCGACGGGGATCAGCGTCTGGCTCATGTACGCCGCGGGCTTCACCGTCATCGCGGGTTCGCTCGTCGCCATGGCGCAGGACAACCTGAAACGGCGCCTCGCCTACTCCACGGTGAGCCAGCTCTCCTACATCGTCCTCGGAGCGGCGCTCGCGAACACCTGGGGCGTCGTCGGCGGCAGCATGCACATCGCGATGCACGCGTTCGGCAAGATCACGCTCTTCTTCTGCGCCGGCGCGATCTACGTCGCGGCGCACAAGACGGAGGTCAGCGACATGCGCGGGCTGGGCCGCGCGATGCCGATCACGATGGCGGCGTTTCTCATCGGCGCCCTAAGCGTCATCGGCGTCCCGCCCCTCGGCGGGAGCTGGAGCAAGTGGTATCTGGCGCTTGGCGCGCTCGACGCCGGGCAGATTCTATTCGTCGCCGTCCTCATGGTCAGCTCGCTGCTGAACATCGCGTACCTCGTGCCGATCCCCATCCGGGCGTTCTTCTCGAAACCCGCCGACGGATCGGAGCCGCCGCGCTTCAGGGAGGCGCCGGCATTCTGCGTCGCGGCGCTCTCCTTCACGGCGCTCGGCTGCATCGTCCTCTTCTTCCTCGCGGACGATGTGTATCGCCTGCTCATCCCCCTGGGCGGAGGGTAA